The Ahaetulla prasina isolate Xishuangbanna chromosome 4, ASM2864084v1, whole genome shotgun sequence genome has a window encoding:
- the FUS gene encoding RNA-binding protein FUS isoform X2 — protein MASNDYSQSAAQSYGAYPTPPTQSYSQQTSQPYGQQSYGGYGQSADTSGYSQSSYSSSYGQTQGSGGYGQDQSSMSGSGSGGGYGSQDQGGYGGQQDRNRGRGSGGGGGGGYGRGGFDRSGGRGGNRGGRGGGMGGGERGGGFNKFGGPRDQGSRHDSASEQDNSDNNTIFVQGLGENVTIESVSEYFKQIGLIKMNKKTGQPMINLYTDRETGKLKGEATVSFDDPPSAKAAIDWFDGKEFSGNPIKVSFATRRADFNRGGGNGRGGRGRGGRGGPMGRGGFGGGGGGGGSNSGSSGGNRGGFPSGGGGQQRAGDWKCPNPTCENMNFSWRNECNQCKAPKPDGPGGPHMGGGFGEERRGGRGGFDRGGFRGGRGGDRGGFRGGRGGDRGNFGPGKMDSRGDHRQDRRERPY, from the exons TTATGGGGCCTACCCAACTCCACCCACACAAAGTTATTCTCAACAAACTAGCCAGCCATATGGACAGCAGAGTTATGGTGGCTATGGGCAATCAGCAGATACTTCTGGATATAGCCAAAGTAGTTACAGCTCATCTTATGGCCAGACACAGGGCT ctGGTGGCTATGGCCAGGATCAATCCTCCATGAGTGGAAGTGGTAGTGGAGGAGGCTATGGCAGCCAGGATCAAGGTGGATACGGGGGTCAACAGGACCGCAACCGTGGCAGAggcagcggaggaggaggaggcggcggataTGGTAGAGGTGGCTTTGATCGGAGTGGTGGTAGAGGTGGCAACAGAGGTGGCCGTGGAGGTGGCATGGG CGGTGGTGAGCGAGGTGGTGGCTTCAATAAATTTGGTG GACCACGGGACCAAGGCTCACGTCATGATTCTG CTAGTGAGCAGGATAATTCTGACAATAACACCATCTTTGTCCAAGGACTTGGTGAAAATGTAACCATTGAGTCGGTTTCGGAATACTTTAAGCAGATTGGTCTCATCAAG ATGAATAAGAAAACTGGGCAGCCTATGATTAACCTGTATACAGATCGTGAGACAGGAAAACTGAAAGGAGAGGCCACAGTTTCTTTTGATGATCCCCCATCAGCAAAAGCTGCCATTGATTGGTTTGATG GGAAAGAGTTCTCTGGCAATCCAATTAAAGTTTCATTTGCCACTCGGAGAGCAGACTTCAACCGAGGAGGGGGGAATGGCCGTGGCGGAAGAGGCCGTGGCGGTAGAGGAG GACCAATGGGCCGTGGTggatttggtggtggtggtggcggcggtggcAGCAACAGTGGCTCCAGTGGAGGCAACCGGGGTGGTTTTCCTAGTGGCGGAGGCGGCCAGCAGCGTGCCGGAGACTGGAAATGTCCTAATCC GACATGTGAGAACATGAATTTTTCATGGCGCAATGAATGCAATCAGTGCAAAGCACCCAAACCAGACGGGCCTGGGGGACCACATATGG GAGGCGGATTTGGTGAAGAACGACGTGGGGGGCGGGGAGGCTTTGACAGAGGTGGTTTCCGTGGAGGTCGAGGGGGAGACCGAGGTGGATTCCGCGGTGGAAGAGGCGGAGACAGGGGCAACTTTGGACCAGGAAAAATGGATTCCAG AGGGGACCACAGACAAGACCGCCGTGAGAGACCTTATTGA
- the FUS gene encoding RNA-binding protein FUS isoform X1: MASNDYSQSAAQSYGAYPTPPTQSYSQQTSQPYGQQSYGGYGQSADTSGYSQSSYSSSYGQTQGSGYGTQSTPQAYGSSTAYGTSQTSQSSYGQQSSYPSYSQQPTSSSTGSYGTSSQTSSYGQPQSGGYGQQSSYASQQQSSYGQQPSYNPPQSYGQQSQYGSSSSSGGGGGGGSGGYGQDQSSMSGSGSGGGYGSQDQGGYGGQQDRNRGRGSGGGGGGGYGRGGFDRSGGRGGNRGGRGGGMGGGERGGGFNKFGGPRDQGSRHDSASEQDNSDNNTIFVQGLGENVTIESVSEYFKQIGLIKMNKKTGQPMINLYTDRETGKLKGEATVSFDDPPSAKAAIDWFDGKEFSGNPIKVSFATRRADFNRGGGNGRGGRGRGGRGGPMGRGGFGGGGGGGGSNSGSSGGNRGGFPSGGGGQQRAGDWKCPNPTCENMNFSWRNECNQCKAPKPDGPGGPHMGGGFGEERRGGRGGFDRGGFRGGRGGDRGGFRGGRGGDRGNFGPGKMDSRGDHRQDRRERPY, from the exons TTATGGGGCCTACCCAACTCCACCCACACAAAGTTATTCTCAACAAACTAGCCAGCCATATGGACAGCAGAGTTATGGTGGCTATGGGCAATCAGCAGATACTTCTGGATATAGCCAAAGTAGTTACAGCTCATCTTATGGCCAGACACAGGGCT CTGGATATGGCACTCAGTCCACACCACAAGCATACGGCTCATCCACAGCATATGGCACTAGTCAGACTTCACAGTCATCCTATGGACAGCAGTCGTCTTATCCCAGCTATTCTCAGCAGCCAAccagctccagcactggaag TTATGGCACcagttcccaaacttccagttacGGGCAGCCCCAAAGTGGGGGTTATGGCCAGCAGTCAAGCTATGCCAGCCAGCAGCAAAGCTCCTATGGGCAGCAACCTTCCTACAATCCACCTCAGAGCTATGGTCAGCAGAGTCAatatggcagcagcagcagcagtggaggaggaggtggtggtggtt ctGGTGGCTATGGCCAGGATCAATCCTCCATGAGTGGAAGTGGTAGTGGAGGAGGCTATGGCAGCCAGGATCAAGGTGGATACGGGGGTCAACAGGACCGCAACCGTGGCAGAggcagcggaggaggaggaggcggcggataTGGTAGAGGTGGCTTTGATCGGAGTGGTGGTAGAGGTGGCAACAGAGGTGGCCGTGGAGGTGGCATGGG CGGTGGTGAGCGAGGTGGTGGCTTCAATAAATTTGGTG GACCACGGGACCAAGGCTCACGTCATGATTCTG CTAGTGAGCAGGATAATTCTGACAATAACACCATCTTTGTCCAAGGACTTGGTGAAAATGTAACCATTGAGTCGGTTTCGGAATACTTTAAGCAGATTGGTCTCATCAAG ATGAATAAGAAAACTGGGCAGCCTATGATTAACCTGTATACAGATCGTGAGACAGGAAAACTGAAAGGAGAGGCCACAGTTTCTTTTGATGATCCCCCATCAGCAAAAGCTGCCATTGATTGGTTTGATG GGAAAGAGTTCTCTGGCAATCCAATTAAAGTTTCATTTGCCACTCGGAGAGCAGACTTCAACCGAGGAGGGGGGAATGGCCGTGGCGGAAGAGGCCGTGGCGGTAGAGGAG GACCAATGGGCCGTGGTggatttggtggtggtggtggcggcggtggcAGCAACAGTGGCTCCAGTGGAGGCAACCGGGGTGGTTTTCCTAGTGGCGGAGGCGGCCAGCAGCGTGCCGGAGACTGGAAATGTCCTAATCC GACATGTGAGAACATGAATTTTTCATGGCGCAATGAATGCAATCAGTGCAAAGCACCCAAACCAGACGGGCCTGGGGGACCACATATGG GAGGCGGATTTGGTGAAGAACGACGTGGGGGGCGGGGAGGCTTTGACAGAGGTGGTTTCCGTGGAGGTCGAGGGGGAGACCGAGGTGGATTCCGCGGTGGAAGAGGCGGAGACAGGGGCAACTTTGGACCAGGAAAAATGGATTCCAG AGGGGACCACAGACAAGACCGCCGTGAGAGACCTTATTGA